One Novipirellula galeiformis genomic window, AACGACCGAAGCCTTCGGCGAAAGCTATCAAGTCGAGGCAGCCGACCTCGTCAAAGGCACCTACCGCAACATGATGGGCAACCAAGCGTTGGCTTGGGGACTCGTTGCTGCGTCGAAGCTGAGCGACAAGGACATGTTCTACGGCACCTATCCGATCACGCCCGCCAGTGACATTCTTCATGAAGTCACTCGCTTTAAGAACTTTGGAGTACGCACGTTCCAAGCCGAGGACGAGATCGCAGCGGTTTGCGCGACAATCGGGGCGGCATTCGGTGGCACGATGGCGGTCACCGCCAGCAGCGGACCGGGGATCGCGTTGAAAGCCGAAGCGATGGGGCTCGGCATGATGCTCGAGCTACCGATGATCGTCATCAATGTCCAACGGGGTGGACCAAGCACGGGACTGCCCACCAAGACCGAGCAAAGCGATTTACTGCAGTGCATGTTTGGTCGCAATGGCGAATCCCCCTTGCCAATCCTCGCACCGCGATCGCCTGGTGATTGCTTTGACATCGCCGTGGAAGCATGGCGACTCGCCGTGGAGTGCATGTGCCCTGTGCTGATCCTATCCGATGGATACATCGCCAACGGCAGCGAACCGTGGAAGATTCCCGATGTTTCCAAATTGCCAAAAATCGTGATCAAGCATCCCGAAGGAGGCGAGTCGGACGCGCCGTTCATGCCCTACGCCCGCGATGAAAACTTGGCTCGCCCTTGGGCGATCCCTGGAACGCAGGGACTGATGCACCGTCTAGGTGGACTCGAAAAAGAAGACGGGACCGGGAACGTTAGCTACGACCCGGCGAACCATCAACACATGACCGACACGCGAGCGGCGAAGGTCAGCCGGATTGCCGAGCGAATCCCCGACCAAGACGTGTATGGCGAAACCAGCGGCGATGTGCTGGTGATTTCCTGGGGCGGAACTTATGGCTCCTGCCATACCGCGGTTCGCAATTGCCGCAACGCAGGACATTCGGTCAGCCACGCGCACTTGCGATACATCAATCCATTGCCCAAAAACCTGGGCGAGTTAATGAGAGGATTCAATAAGGTCATCGTGCCTGAATTGAATATGGGGCAACTGCGAATGCTGTTGCGAGCGAAATACTTGGTCGACTGCATCGGCGTCAACAAAGTGCAAGGCAAACCGTTTGCGGTCAGCGAATTGTTCGAAGCCATTGAATCGCACGTATCGACCGCAAAAGACGGCAAGTCGAAAGCCGATGTGCGAAACAAAGCGGGATAACGGGCGGAAGGCCGCTCTCCCGTTTCAACCTTCAAACCTCTCTCTACCAGACATTTTCTTATGAACCTTCCTGTTTTAAAAGCTGCCGACTTCGCATCGGATCAAGATGTTCGCTGGTGCCCTGGGTGTGGCGACTATTCAATTTTGGCACAGATGAAAAAGGTGCTTCCCGAACTGGGAGTGCCTCGCGAAAAGACGGTCTTCATTAGTGGCATCGGCTGCAGCAGCCGGTTTCCGTACTACATGAACACCTATGGAATGCACAGCATCCACGGTCGTGCCCCCACCTTCGCAACGGGGCTAAAGTCGACCCGCCCTGACTTGATGGTCTGGGTCATCACCGG contains:
- a CDS encoding 2-oxoacid:acceptor oxidoreductase subunit alpha; this translates as MTASPTTSKDVQTVSGITVRLAGDSGDGMQLLGTQLTNTSALAGNDVATFPDFPAEIRAPRGTRAGVSGFQVRFASEEIFTPGDHLDALVVMNPAAMVTNLGDLRKGGILIANEDGFNEKEFKLAKVESNPLDASVIEEVYRVIKVPMTALTREAVAAHGLSQKIADRCKNFFAMGLVYWLFGRSLEPTLRFIEDKFGKKPDIAAANISALRAGWAFGETTEAFGESYQVEAADLVKGTYRNMMGNQALAWGLVAASKLSDKDMFYGTYPITPASDILHEVTRFKNFGVRTFQAEDEIAAVCATIGAAFGGTMAVTASSGPGIALKAEAMGLGMMLELPMIVINVQRGGPSTGLPTKTEQSDLLQCMFGRNGESPLPILAPRSPGDCFDIAVEAWRLAVECMCPVLILSDGYIANGSEPWKIPDVSKLPKIVIKHPEGGESDAPFMPYARDENLARPWAIPGTQGLMHRLGGLEKEDGTGNVSYDPANHQHMTDTRAAKVSRIAERIPDQDVYGETSGDVLVISWGGTYGSCHTAVRNCRNAGHSVSHAHLRYINPLPKNLGELMRGFNKVIVPELNMGQLRMLLRAKYLVDCIGVNKVQGKPFAVSELFEAIESHVSTAKDGKSKADVRNKAG